The following coding sequences are from one Cydia splendana chromosome 15, ilCydSple1.2, whole genome shotgun sequence window:
- the LOC134797770 gene encoding pre-mRNA-splicing factor Syf2, giving the protein MSETESVGPSASGKEMTFAEKQAERMKRLRTLHSARNEARTHNHQEVVAEETRNKLPANYEAKRRQAEWLVDDQKKRGEAESEGKDYDRVKLLNISAVEAERLDRKKKKKNPDQGFSTYEQATVRQYNRLVKNMPTADMEQYEKQKQKYGDAFYGGPNVIIHGMHQDRKEAVDKMVDDLEGQIAKRAKYSRRRIHNDDADIDYINERNAKFNKKLERFYGEHTAEIKQNLERGTAI; this is encoded by the coding sequence ATGAGTGAAACAGAATCAGTGGGACCTTCTGCATCAGGCAAGGAAATGACATTCGCAGAGAAACAAGCAGAACGCATGAAGAGACTTCGCACTCTGCACTCCGCCAGAAATGAGGCTAGAACACACAATCACCAGGAAGTCGTGGCAGAAGAGACTAGAAACAAGCTGCCCGCGAACTATGAGGCCAAGCGACGACAGGCGGAGTGGCTCGTCGACGACCAGAAGAAACGAGGCGAAGCGGAATCAGAAGGCAAAGATTACGACAGAGTGAAATTGCTGAATATCTCCGCAGTCGAAGCGGAGCGTTTAGACcgtaaaaagaaaaagaaaaatccGGACCAAGGGTTCTCTACCTATGAACAAGCGACAGTGAGGCAGTACAACAGATTAGTTAAGAACATGCCAACAGCAGATATGGAACAATACGAGAAACAGAAACAAAAGTACGGCGATGCGTTCTACGGCGGCCCTAACGTGATCATCCACGGCATGCACCAGGACCGCAAGGAAGCTGTCGACAAGATGGTGGACGACTTGGAAGGCCAGATCGCCAAGCGCGCGAAATATTCGCGCAGACGTATTCATAACGACGACGCGGACATTGATTACATTAACGAGAGAAATGCCAAGTTCAATAAGAAgctcgagaggttctatggagaGCACACAGCTGAGATTAAACAGAATTTGGAGCGTGGTACTGCCATTTAA